agagcaGATGCATTTTTACGTCGAGAAACGTTTTAGCATTAGCAATTTGAATTAACGATTGTAACTATAACAAATGTATGAAACATACGCAATATTGAGCAGAGGTGCAAAAAACTATTGATAAATTGGATTTTTAAAACCATTTATAAACGTATTAAATTTCTTACGACGCGATATATAACTAACTGGATAatcatttgtataatattcatagaagtttaaaatttgttttttttatcgcatTAACAATACctcaattcaaaaaattattgacaaaattaatCTATAAGAGCAGGATTTGAAGATGCAGTTAAGATTTTTCAGtgattgaatatttaaataatgtgccTTTAACGAATGTGCTTCTAATATAAAGCTATTATTGAACACacaaacgtttaaaaacaaCAATTATATCTATTACTTAATTCTCGTTTATGAAGTACTGGGAAGTTCAAAGATTGCGAGATCAAATtaccaaaaattaaatattatgtaagaCAGTCGCCGCAACTCTggcgaaaataaaaattggagtTACTTGACTACATTCTTCTTCAGCAGCAAACGTTAATTTAACTAGTacctttctttaaaattaattagtaaactgaaaataatacaaaaatgatGTTAATGATATAATGTAGTAACATGTGCATCGATAAAATAACGAAATCGAAGCGTTACACCTCTTGCGTTCTATCGTCCGAATTTTCGCTTCCTAGAAGTTTCGTTTACGCTTGTGTTACTCTCCTCTTGAGGCAACTCCCATTCTACAATAGTGTAAACATAGCTATAAGTGGTCATAAAGTGTTGTAAAACGCACTTATGtctatttttatcaatgtaaattaacttcaatctcgtttttcttattcttaaaactagaaaaagataaaaagaaaattaaactgagattaaagttaatctacattgatagagTTACACCTTACAATCacgattattatatatttacgcTATTGTAAAATAAcctttacaaaataaattagaaatcaaGACCGAAAATGAGTAAAAACATGCATGTCATAATAgttaaatatctatatattacaaattacataCTATGATGtacaataaattgcaattttagtTTCAACTTAATTAGTCTTCTTCAGTCgcatacattaattaaattattacttttgttCAAAATTGATGAGTAAaccaaaagtaataataaacagaaaCATGTTAACGATATACGgcaataacataataaaacaaTACTGAAAACAGAATCAAAGGATAAAATGACAAAGTGATGTAAGATTGATGATCcgtgattaattaaattaaagagtcTGTATTAAATGATCCTTAAAGTCTTTCACTTAACGGCTATCATACATTGCAAGTCCAAAGTTCATTGGAGTGGAGGTTTTCACAAGTCTTGTTGTCAATAAGGCATAAAACttctaaaaataaacaataaatttaattactgaaAGTCTGCAATGATTAAAAGAGTTTAACTTCACAAGAGTTATCAGAAATTGCGAGATGGAAGATAATTAGACAATTTGTGgagacaaattaattttctgcTCAACGTCGAGCTTATCTGTATCATACTGGACAATAGAATACAAAGCATCATGCCTTTGAACaatctttattttctaaatctcgtaaagtaaaaaattacttgaaaattgcacaaactcaattttcactcttttaaagTGACGTTTTATTCTACAagatttaaaaagtacattataATATTCGACTTATACTTCGATTTTCATTTTTGCAAAGGGAAGAGGGGGAATTTCTTCGAAGATAAAGATTTGTTATTCGCgtcgaagagaaaaaaaatgtaatccaTTAACGACGATATCGTTCCGTTATCATTCACGGCTGAATGTCGAATTCATCATTACGCTGACATAAGATATTGACATGATATTCTATACGCCACGTCATGTTATTAATTGTCGTATGTTTATCGCTTTTTCGTCCGGTATGCGGCTTAGCGTAGGACGGCATTAACGACGTGGACGAGCAGCGATCATGGACAGCAAGATCTTGCCGTTCTTCGTATCCGGGATCATCATCAAGGGTTTCGGCAGGGGTTCGCGGGCGCTCGGCATTCCGACAGGTATCCTTCATCTTCCAAACATTCTTCCCGGCGTGAAATCGAGTTCAAACTAGAGAATCTAATCCTAGGATTAGCGGaacactgacaatgagtattGATCGTGACACATCAATATCGGACAATAACGTTTGACGAGTCGCACTTCTCTCCATTGTTAAAAAATCGCGAGCGGTTCTTACGAGCATGGCTTTCCTTTATCATTCTTTCCTATTTGGATCACAATTAAAATCTGCGTCACGCCTATAGCACTGCTCGAAACACATTGCTAGAGGTTAggatttttcctttatttttttttcgtaactACTAGAGGCGCGCTTTCACTTAACGTTTGCAAACATTCGCGACTTGAGTATTTGTTCTTCTTTAATACTttcgataaataatataagaatgaaatgaatttaaagaacGTCGCGAGCATTAAGTAAAACGCGCTCTAGATAGAATTTCGAATTTGGAATCGATAGAtgcatttgttttaaattaacatgCGCCTATCAATAGCATTTTACGTCTTCCCGTTTCTCGCTTCGAGACTCGATATTATATGCGAGACGTGACGTTcgcgttttaaaaaaattcttcacaaATTTAAGATATGTTACAAAAATCTATGTGAAAATATTAGGATTGgaacaattttcttaattattgtatttttgtaatgcGTCGTACGTTTCtgtgatttatataaatttataggtgaaattatttcaaatgaattacaatattttacatatttctaaTCAACCCTGCTAGAAAAAATTTCCATGAATAAGTACAAAGatttgctaaaaataaagtaaaaatttgttattcctatttttttgtacaaatatatattttttcatagaaaaatatgtatttcattattaagattaataaaaatattttaattctattacatattttttgtagatttttgtagcatttattaaatttgtatagaattttttccgccattacaaaaataaaataaagtaattttagtcactatttttttaattatatatcttcaagaatacattatataattgatattttattttgccgGCAATCAgttttatgcatattttataaaatttagttttaatttcttttaaagatcTCGCAACTGCAAAATGATTCAGTATCTATTATGATGCCACATTTGatcaaaatattatcttttgatACTTGCAATTAAAATCTGTATTtgagaccatcaaaataattatgtagaacaaaatatgaataatgcaaaaagttttgattctAGCAAGTTTGTGAATGTCCTACATAACAATTTTGAAGATCCAACATGAACATGGAATGAATTTTGCAGAAAaaacttacatattttttctttcttttacaaatatcaGCTAATCTCTCAGAACCTGTAGTCAGTGCTTTGCCAAAGGATCTAAACACTGGAATTTATTATGGCTGGGCATCTTTGCACGGGACAGTTTACAAAATGGTCGCAAGCATAGGATGGAAtccatattataaaaatgaaaaaaagtcaaTGGTAtgaaaaacaatttcaaaatatagaagattaatttttttaaattaaatccaaGACAGctcaaatattctatattgtgtaatataattgtagttatataaattgtatgtagatatcatttatttaaaagtagttataaacattttattatatgtagaaaaatatctttgtaaattaagtaacaaagtataaattatatattattttgcagGAAGTTCACCTGCTACATAAATTCCAAGATGATTTCTACGGTGAGGAACTCAAGGTTATTATTAGTGGATATATAAGACCAGAAAGAGATTTTTCTTCTCTAGGTAATGAATGTTgtcataataataatgtaaaatatgaattactattctttcaaagtaatttttttttaaatgattactaTTTTACAGTTGTTACTATTTTGTCTTGCTTATTTTTACAGACGAGCTTGTCACAGAAATAAAGAATGACATTGCAATTGCGGAACGTCAATTAGAAGAACCTGtagtaaataaattgaaaaatgacgactttttaattaataaaacaagtcactaataagataaaaatgtaaagaaaatatttttgttacttttagttgtatatttattaaaatatctacatACGTGTATATACATAACATGTGTAGCGATTATGGCGTAGAATTGTGCGTCTGCTGTCTGCGCCGAAAACTCAGGTTCAATTTCGACTGATCAGAAGcatctgattttattcgatCGCTATCTCTCAGAAAGTAATGACAACCACCGAGAATATTTTGCCACGAGAACTTTTCTTAGGAACTAGCGTTTAAACAGTAAATTatctgtgtaaattgtaaaaaacgtATCTTAGAGGGGGTCACCATATATCtctaataaaagattaaaagactGAGATAAtgacatacgtatatatacatgttgTGATCATGGAgaatatataatcaaaattaataataaatttagaaaaaatatagacaaatttcataattatattcataaaattacatttttgtactttaacattataaatattgaaaatgaaaaatattttttatgaaagtataaaagatattaataaaaacaagtaTTAAATCATTGAATTGACATAGAGTATCGATTCAAATTCACTCAAATGATTGAAtgcttctttttattaatacctTTTATTATTACTTCGTACTATCCTTTGTATCTGAAGAAGACGGAGGAACTGGTGCAGACCAATGTGAATTAGTATTCGTCGTTGGCACTGGTGGTTGTGCATAGTTCGAATAAGAAGGCATATACGAATATGACGCACTAGGAAATTGGTAATTTGTCATTGCGGGTGGGCATGAATTGAATCTCGGAGGAGCGCCGAAGAAAATTCTAGGATATTGATTTTGTGTATTGTTACTTTGGAAATTAGACTCgacattttgataatattgGTTTGCACCGTCTGAAGTACTTGAATTGCCATATTGTTGCAAATACGATCTGTCATGTGATGTTCTGTAGTCTTCATGTGGTCTATTGGACATCAGATACACATTCTCTGGAATTGGCTGCCAATAAGCATTATTTTGATATGGATATTGTTGCCAAGATTCATTATAGGAATATGAGCCATCCTGTGCAGAATTATCTCTCCAGTTATGCTGCCTCTTTCGATTATATCTCGGAGAATGAACATTTCTATTTTGATTCCACGGATGATTCGATTGCCAGCTCATTGTTGTATTATTGTAAGAGCCTAAAATTCAATTAGTAATAAATTGTTTAGTTGTTTGTAACAATTGGTGAGTGTAGAGAAATATGCGTTTGTTTTAGaggtaaattataaaaagcgCACATTACAGAAATACATCATTATGTACAGTATCACTTCTGACTAGAAGTTAAGGTTTAAAGTTGCAACTCGTGATACTTTGGAATAGATTGATACTGAATTTGAAATACACTCACCCATCCGACGTTGTCGCTTCTGCGTCTTACCATCAGAAGAATCTTTGTTATTCTTCTGTTTTCTTTGCTTTTCATATGCTTGTTCATCCTCATCATTTGAAAAATCTGGCGACTCGTCATCGCCAACTGTATCGCAAGCTTTTAtcctgcaaaaaaaaaaacatttattttgaatatgttACAATCGCATGTAACACATGTTGTACTTGTCAAGGTACCAACTTTGTTAACTCATGCAGGAAAACAAGAGACGTGTATTCAGTATTACTCGGGCAATAATAAACTTGCATGCCCACTTTAATGCCATTTTCTTGTATATGTTCAGCGTCGTTAAAGCGAACACAGTAATGCGGATTATTCACGGACCCAAATACGTCGAATATTTTGCCAAGTGCTTTTGTTCCTTTGTTCACAAATAAAACTGTGTCCAAATTAAGCGTAGGTTCACCAGGCTTTGGTTTTACGATTACCAATTGTTCTACTATTTTTTcgatctaaaatatttaaacaagaCGATACTTAACCATatgaacatttaaaaacatttagaagtttatcttacaaattttttaacaaatatatattagtttatattaattatacctCGCCTAATGGATTACATAAAACTTCAGGGACACTAATATGTAAGTCTTCTATTGGTGGAAGATCATCTAGctcatttacatatttatccTTTTGCTTTGCTTTGCTCGccttgttttcattttttctaaaagataaaatacataaaaaattcatactattactacttataaaaaaattttaagtaaattaaatatgtaataaatgtgcattataattttatttttaaaatttatgaaaagatAATAGTACCTGTTATTAGTACTTGCAAAATCTTCTGAGTCACTATCActactactgctgctgctgctgctactgctactactactactactactactgctgctgctgctgctgctgctactgacATCAATGCTACTATTAGAATCATCTTCACTATCAATTTCTTCGCATGATGATAAAGTTTCTTCAACTGTACGATATTGCTGTACAGTCTGTGTTGGTATTTGTGACACAGTGTGTTGATTTTCAGTTGTAGaatctgtttttatttcttctgcATCTGAATCAGTGTCTCCATATTGTACAGCAATAATATTAAGACTAGACGTTCCATCACAGTCTTTCAAATAGatacaacaaaaatatacatttatatctcaaagaatacttttgtataatttaaaatttttttataaggttttctgcaaaaaccaaacaagtccattaaaaaaaaatctagataATGGCAAATCATTCTCTATTTGTAGTGTTAAGGCCTGCACACAATAGAGGAATATaagatattagaaataagaattaaaattttagtatcagttttctcaataaatattaaatgtgacACAATGGATACAAATAAAACGTAAGACATAAATGTGTTATACAAGATACAatgtaacttattatttatttataatattcattaagGAAAATGatcctaaaattttaattcctgttcctaatatctaatattcctctattatGGCCCTTAcatcatgaataattttgttctagTAAGAATCAAGCAAGTCTAAagatttttcatcttttttttctttttaatatattaaacaaatcataaaacaataattatttagaacatCCTATCTCACCTCCAATATTgatgaaattaaattcaattgattATAAAACTTTGTTCTTTGCTTATTACACAtccgagaaaaattatttatatttaaacaatgaacAATTCGATgatgaaaaatgttttgtgtcttaaaaattttacttttttgtttggtttttgtagaaaaaactttttatttatattttgtaatttaaaacttataaccattttttttcatgttataaaaaaaggGTCCATTTCTCATATATGAGTATGTAAAAACATTATTACTTAAaccattatatatttatgcttACCTTGCTTTTGCTGCGATGTTTCTTCCATTTTAACTCAAGATTAATCTAAAATACTACAAATATGTTACAAACTTATGACAATCATGAATTCGTTtcctatttattttaaattttgtttttgactaaattttacttttttgtataattatactaTTAGATAAacagaaatagtatcaaatAGTACTTATGAAAAGATACACGTGTTGACAATACCTTAGACTACATAAATAATAGTATACAATGAGGTGCATGAATGAGTTCATTTTTCGGTGTAGAAACTCCAGGAATTTAACCAATCATGTGTTGCCGTTGATTTAGTTATTTCGTCTGATTGGCTAAAATTGTTGTACCTCTTGCACTAACTACACCGAAAAAGGACTCATTCCTGCACTTCGCACATTACGAAATTCAGCCAAAATCGGTGCGTTTCTGCAATGTTGTGATTCTCTCCTTCAAGCAAACCATTGGAGTTTGCCATCTACATATTCGTGTAGTCTCCGCGGTTTCTCCGGTTATCGAATCTGTCTGAATCCGCCCCGGAACTTGTTATGAACTCAAGTTCATCAAATCATCAAATGATTTAGCAAGAAAAATGTCAATTAATCTGGCAAAAAACAAAGATGCCTTGGTGGCTGCTTGGCACAGCGTGGTCGACGATAAATTAACTACTAACTGGTAGGCGTACATCTAAGTCCCAATTGCTTCTCGATCCGGCGGGCGGTACCGAGTCGGTTCTTGGCATACTTTTGCGTATATGTACCTATGCAATTTTATCCAGCTATCGTTTAAGattactcagaacttgatcggtttaaCCGTTATACTaatctgataatctcgtgtgcTCTGAAGTCGTTGACTCGCGTAAAGAGACGCGGTTTCTTCTCGCTGTGCGTTTACTTGACGCGAGACTACCGCGTCTCTCGATAACAATTGTCAAGTTAGCCGGTATCGAGTTCACAATTCCAAATCGGAACATACATTTGCAAGCTCCGTTGTTTTGCGTGAATATCGGGCTGACAAGCATTTTTTGCTCTGACAAAACCTTATTCCAATGTCCATTTCTATCGATTTTAAATAtccatttttttagaattttaagaattagaaaaaaaattagaaaaaaagaagagagtaaattaaatcgaaattaaaattgatctaCATTAATTCATAGAAATGGATATGATTATCTTAGTTTTTCTCATTTgctcttgaaatattttttattcgtttttgATAATTGTTACTGAGTAAAAAAGGTATGATAAGTTAGATAAGTTATCTTTTATCTGGGtgagatataaatattgaagatgtgtaattatttttaacgattAAAAGCGATAAATAGTGAGATTACATATGTGTTTAAAATGTACAGACGTAACTATATGAttgatatatcatttttatgtaGCTACAGTTTATTAGTGATATAAAACTCGCGTAATTATGACTTGAAGGTCTTATATGTCATGTAAATCTTATTCCATCAATTGTACTTTCTAATTagtagtttaaatatttttccattctTATTACCAGGGCTGTATTTGGCTATGAAGGACAgactaataatttaaaagtagttGGAACGGGAAATGGCGGGTTGGAAGAAATGATTGATCGATTAAGCAGTAGTCACATCATGTATGCATTTTGCAAAGTTACTGATACTAAAACAAGTCTACCAAAGTGTTTGCTTATTAATTGGGTAGGTATGAAGAAATCTAATATATGGAATGAGAAAtgaattatgattaatttattttttattaaaacaataggATCTTTAATAGCTTAAAAGATTTCAGTTATATTACAGAGACTTTTCAACGTCTCAATTGTAGATCATTACATTTGTAAGTTTCTGAGACCATTCTTTTTTGGAACATTGCAGTTATAATATTTCTACAACCATTTGTATTGAAACTTTATATGTAGAATAGAATTTTTCTATAATGTAGTATTTTGCAACATTACACAAATGTAAAGTTTCTCTTTAATAAATGTCTGTACATATTGTTGTAAAGTCACTAGAATGATTCAAATCAGTATCTGTAGAGAAGTCATTTTTAACATTGAATCTGAGGTGGCTGAATATATCtggcttaaaaaatttgtatttataattaacatataaaaatacaggacaagttttataaagtatcaatgatttattatttttaataaaaaagtcttatattgttacaataaacaAATCCCTGTGTACTTAGATTATCTTCCGGATAtagaaaatatgtatttctCCTTATCAAACAActaatatatgaattttttattagaaataataagcCATTGATACTTTATGTAacatgtatttgtatttttatacatgaattataaatattgtacattttgcatacatttataaatattgtatgttttacgagacatatatatatatatatatatatatatatatatatatatatatatatatatatatatatatatatgacaaatGAAATCAAAGAGAATATTGCAACAATCTCATCAAAACATTTccataatatttcagaaatggATTTTTTGCAGGTTGAGACAAATATTTCGATGTTACTGCAGCCTTGCAAAGATGTTTCAGAGACATTACACAACATAACTATAACAGTTTCAATGTTTCAATGTTATATCCCTGCAAGGTTGCAAAAACTTTTGTTAACTTGTATTATTAggaatatttcgtatttttatgaaataaagaaaacataattaagaaaacattcataaatttcataatagaattttgtttgataaaatatttgcttacaGCAAGGAGAAGGTGCTCCAATTGTTAGAAAGGGAACATGTGCTAATCATATTAGagatatagaaaaattattaaaaggagCACATATAACAATTACTGCGCGTTCTGAAGACGATGTAGAAGTAGACGTGATTATGGAAAAGCTTGCGAGAGCAACAGCTTCCGCGTATAAGTTTAATGAACCTCGCAGTGAGAATGACGGTCACGCAGGTCCTGTTGGAACAACGTATCGCAGGTTTCTACTTATTTCTCTATGTTAAAATGTATCATTATCGTTTGTGATGCAACTTTTACTCAATATGTACTTTACAGAGTAATACCTGCGCAAGAGATAAATGCAACTGAAAGAGATCAGTTTTGGGAAAAGGAAGAAATGGAGGAGAAAAAAAGATTGGAGCAAGAGCGGATGCGTTGTGAACAAGAGCGGCAGAAGTTAGAACGAGAAATGAGAGCTCGGGAAGAAAAGGAAACGCAACTGAGAGAACAACAAGTATGTCACAAtcttgcatatatttttttattgtgtttttgtgcatgtgtgcgtgtatacacacacacacacacacacacacacacacatacacaatcaaaaaatatatacatatgttagatttatgaaatcaatattatatGCACTGCTCACGAAATATTGTTTCAGGTAACTGCCAAGGAAAATTCAATCGCTCGTCAAAAACTAGCCGAGCAGCGTGCTGAGGAGGCAAACAACTTACGTAATCAAGTAGCTGCTAAAAATTATGGTAATGATACTGAAGATGATCATAAATCGCGAAGCGATGAGTTACGGAGACAGAGGAGCAAAGAAACACAGCAATTGATTGCTCAAAGAACAATAAACGCTCGAGCGATATTCGAACAAAATTCAGCGGCCGGTCAAATGAAAACGAGTTCGGCTCAACAATTTTTATCTAAGAATAATCATGTAGAGTCAATGAAAAAAGCGTTGGAGGAAGTTCAAATAAAAGATCAGCCCGATGTGAAATCCCGTGAGGAAATACCAGCTGAAGCGAAAAAATCTACAAGCGCGGAAACTACAGTGACAGTTTCTTCATCCGCTATGCCTCAATCTCAAAATACCAATCAAGAATTGAAAACTACCGCCACTCCGCAATCCGAACAAACGACAGAGACTAAGGAGCAAGTTACCGAAAATGAATTATACAATCAATTAGATGGCCCGTACTTATATTTTGATCCAAATAATGAGGGGATGAAGGCTAGAGCTTTATATGACTATCAAGCAGCTGATGATACAGAAATCACATTTGATCCTGGAGATATAATCACGCA
The window above is part of the Solenopsis invicta isolate M01_SB chromosome 8, UNIL_Sinv_3.0, whole genome shotgun sequence genome. Proteins encoded here:
- the LOC105200679 gene encoding H/ACA ribonucleoprotein complex non-core subunit NAF1 is translated as MEETSQQKQDCDGTSSLNIIAVQYGDTDSDAEEIKTDSTTENQHTVSQIPTQTVQQYRTVEETLSSCEEIDSEDDSNSSIDVSSSSSSSSSSSSSSSSSSSSSSSSSDSDSEDFASTNNRKNENKASKAKQKDKYVNELDDLPPIEDLHISVPEVLCNPLGEIEKIVEQLVIVKPKPGEPTLNLDTVLFVNKGTKALGKIFDVFGSVNNPHYCVRFNDAEHIQENGIKVGMQVYYCPSNTEYTSLVFLHELTKIKACDTVGDDESPDFSNDEDEQAYEKQRKQKNNKDSSDGKTQKRQRRMGSYNNTTMSWQSNHPWNQNRNVHSPRYNRKRQHNWRDNSAQDGSYSYNESWQQYPYQNNAYWQPIPENVYLMSNRPHEDYRTSHDRSYLQQYGNSSTSDGANQYYQNVESNFQSNNTQNQYPRIFFGAPPRFNSCPPAMTNYQFPSASYSYMPSYSNYAQPPVPTTNTNSHWSAPVPPSSSDTKDSTK
- the LOC105200678 gene encoding riboflavin kinase; its protein translation is MDSKILPFFVSGIIIKGFGRGSRALGIPTANLSEPVVSALPKDLNTGIYYGWASLHGTVYKMVASIGWNPYYKNEKKSMEVHLLHKFQDDFYGEELKVIISGYIRPERDFSSLDELVTEIKNDIAIAERQLEEPVVNKLKNDDFLINKTSH
- the LOC105200676 gene encoding drebrin-like protein produces the protein MSINLAKNKDALVAAWHSVVDDKLTTNWAVFGYEGQTNNLKVVGTGNGGLEEMIDRLSSSHIMYAFCKVTDTKTSLPKCLLINWQGEGAPIVRKGTCANHIRDIEKLLKGAHITITARSEDDVEVDVIMEKLARATASAYKFNEPRSENDGHAGPVGTTYRRVIPAQEINATERDQFWEKEEMEEKKRLEQERMRCEQERQKLEREMRAREEKETQLREQQVTAKENSIARQKLAEQRAEEANNLRNQVAAKNYGNDTEDDHKSRSDELRRQRSKETQQLIAQRTINARAIFEQNSAAGQMKTSSAQQFLSKNNHVESMKKALEEVQIKDQPDVKSREEIPAEAKKSTSAETTVTVSSSAMPQSQNTNQELKTTATPQSEQTTETKEQVTENELYNQLDGPYLYFDPNNEGMKARALYDYQAADDTEITFDPGDIITHIDAIDEGWWQGLGPDGTYGLFPANYVEVIEYNT